One Populus nigra chromosome 16, ddPopNigr1.1, whole genome shotgun sequence genomic window, CCAGTCCAGCTCCATCTAATTTAGGCAGGCTCTAAATACATGTAACCACGTGGCAACTCAAGACACCTGGCAGATTTCGAAATCCAATTTTCATCCAATAACTcgaatttattaatatatcctCCCTGTAAGTGGGGCTTCATCAAATTATCAAGAATCCCCTTGAAAATCTGGTGGATAGGAGCTCGTTTCTTGAAAATTGATCTGGAAAATGATCTCTTATGCTTCATCAAATACATTAAaccttatattttgtttttatgtccCGATCTCCCTACCTACTAGATTGCTTCCACATTTGCGTTCAAGCTCTGGAGATTGAATAGTCAATTAAATAATCATGCtctcttgaaattaaaaatctttttaattgtataatttataaaatatcgaAAACGTGGACCTTAATTATTTCCAAGTTGCGTCAAATTGAGAGCTTGGAATTGCCACCCCAtcaaaaatcttgaaatcaattttcttttccgGCAAGAAATGTCCTTGTAGGAGTTAAAAACTTTTCCATTTCATGCAAAAACaagttcaaaaactaaaaataaaataattatgttaaagaaccacctcaacccaatagtttaagttGTTATATAAGATTTCAGgatgtattttatattattctctaacatgttCTTTCAAGTGAAAgtcctttgggcttgaaatttgCATAGATCCATgttatcttgtgcttaatttttatcaaataaataagaatgataagattcaaactcgtgaccgcttggttatcaagactctgataccatattaaaaaattatctcaattaaataatttaaattattaaataagattttaatatataatttatattattttttaataaatacaagcACGAAAGTAATATTTAGTAGCGTTCCTAGACaatatttgacaaaaaaaatgatttttaatttaatataaaaaataaaaaaggctacaggagaagaagaaaaagtaaAAGGGGCTATGATCCTTTtccttaataaaaacaaaagaaggtaCTTCAAGTTCTATTGCAGCTTTTGATAACTCGACCAATGAAAAGATAACACATGGAATCCTCGAGAACAGCACTAGGAATAAATGCTTTTCTAATCCTTTACGCAGAAACCATCTTTCAAAATTCTTGCCTCCAGAGGTCCATCGCCTCAACGAGGCAATGACAACGACTCGGTCTCTTTCCTTCTCACTCGCTTGGCTTCGATGGCTTGGCTTTGTCTATGTTCTTTCCTTTTCGAGCAAACAACATCTTCACATGATCCATGTTATTGTTTTGCTTACAGTTTGGTGGTGATTAGATAGATGGTTTGACACGTTAATAAATAGTCATTAGTAGATAATTATGCGAGAAGCCAAATCTAATATCATGCCAAACACTCTTTCCCTTCCCCCCTTTAAAGAATACAGTGAATGAAGTTTCCTGATGGGGCGTGATGATAAAGGACTTGAGATTTGCATAataggtctcgagttcgagtcagagCGTGTATCTCTTATAAGAACTTGGGACAGCTGGAATTTTACTTACTCATACAAATTCACAAAGTACGCTTTTCGAGAGGTGGGGTcttctcgaatccaaaaaaaatacagtgaatGAAAAACATGATGTCATATTATCTATTATTTTCGTATCCCGAATCGTGCTcagatatgttttaaaaatatatttataataagaaatatattaaattaatatttttttaatatttttaatgtttaatatcaaaattattatattatatttaagctACCAATAATGATGGGACATGTGGGCATTGAGattaaaatgttattatatGGATTTAAACAGCAATTACTCGAGTTGATTAGAGGTAAGCAAGGTTACTGGTTTGGCTAAATTCAAGACAGGGACAAATAATGAATGGTTTGGGCAGAGCATCAATTGCATGGATGGAATTAAGGAAAATCTTGCAAGACAGCTCTCCGCGCGGTGAGAGTATGATCGAGTCATTTtacagaagaaaataaaatattgcgGTGGTTAGTCGACATGAAATGATTAAGGCATCTATTAGGGGAGGATTTTcctcataataaataaaagggaTTGGCCAATAGGGCATCTAGATTGGTACATGTCAGAAAAAGGTACCGGAGAGTTTGGTTTTGGTGTCTCCTCTCCACACAAAAGCCAAGCTGCAGCATtcccattatatttttttattaatatcacataaaaaaatcaaataaattaatatatgttggAATAGATAAGGAGTGGGATAAAAAGACATCGGTAGTGCTTATCAGttacattttaaattgttttatgtttgtaaatatattaaaaaaaaattatttttaaaattttctcttttaaaaaaatgatcgtACATACCGCAATAACAAGGTTAAGGGCGTTACGTATATGCCAAACAATTTTTCTAATGTAAATGGGTGTAATTTTTAGTTGTATCATTTTATAAAGACTAGTATATTAGTTTGTGTTTCGCCGTGGATggatccatttaaaaaaaaattattaagagcgtggaattttttttaattgtgttattaaatttgatcaggTGGATTAATTTTGAAACCTCCCAACCCAACTACTTGcctaactcaagtttttaattaaattatataaaaactagtTCGATTTAAATCGATCAATTTTATAAGTCCAAATATAACATTGGtgatagataaaaacatgacttgatttctaaaaaaacttcaagatgatagttttcttataaattaaaacaataacagATTAGATCGACCTTGTGACCCGTGCTATGAACTTTACtggatttgataaattttttttataaacttttttctttaatcatacaataaaaataaatgctcatAAAATTGAGCACCAACATAAAAATAGACATGTGTTTGAGACAATTGTCcttagaaagtaaataaaaatcaataattcgatatatttctcaatcaatccaatattaaatgatgatttcaaaaaaataataaaataaaaacaattaaaatgacaaaaaaatatcttatcgACTGGTAAACTCGTCAGACCTGTAAATCGGGTAAGCTGTGTTAATACGTCAAATTCGTGAATTGAGTTATAGACTCCACtaggattatgattttttttcaaaactattttttatattaactataCGATAACAATAATAGATAATTGTGAAATCAAACACCAACACAATATCGAGTTTTTCTAGATCGTGATAACCTCGTAGAAAgcgaaacaaaatcaattacaaaactaaattctcaattaacctcatatccaatgataaaaaaaaaacaaatttaaaatagttaaactTGTTAGACTCGCAAACTAAGTTAGCTAGTCAAACTTGTAAATAGGCCTATAAACTATATAAAGttcaataatgtatttttttatgaaactatttttttaactatataagaaaaaaaatagacgataaaaaaatcaaatttaataaaaaaaatatcttaccaAACTCGCAACCTAGGATAACATTGCAACAACGTGTtcaggaaaaaaggaaaaaaaacaacaacataaaaaaatattataacaatctataatattttgtgagaaaaactacagttttttcttgtatattttaacttttcttGTAATATCtgattaagatattttataaacTCAACTTCTTCTAAATCAGGTTGCTGAAACTGATTTTGTATTCAACTTGAATATGaaagttattattttgaatatttttttattttcttggttatttttataattttttcctagttagtttttctagatttaatttgttttatttttaattagccATGTCAGTTGAGCACCTATTTAAATaatctataaatattttcacAGTAATTTTAAGTATTATTGAATTTCAAAGCACGTCAAAAAAGATTTTTTCCCTGTACGTTAGGACTGTAACCTTAAAATTCGAGaccatttctttattttctctataGACTGCATCAACACATCAGCAGAcagatttgttttaaaatccaaaatatttcaTGCGCAGGCACTCATTTTAAAGTTATCTTTTATCATAAGTAATATAAATTacgttttaaaattttatttaataattaaaatttttaaattaaaataatttttttatatagtattaGAACTTTGATGATCAAGTGGTcacaagttcgaatctcacattccttgtttttttaataaaaaattaagtacaatataatataaatctgtacaagtttcaagttcaaatgatTTTCACTTGAGAaggtgtgttagaaaataatataaattatatctcaaAACTtcacctaataacttaagcttCTAGGTTGAAAAGATTCTTTCACAGTTTGTAACTGCACTCCAcactatattttattaaattttaatatttttattatttaaagttattattttttattattttaatatactgaggtagaaattaaattttttaaaaataaaaaatattttaatatatttttaaataaaaaaatatcttaaacaaTAACAACTACCGTATTTATATAAACTTCCTTAGTCAACCATAAGAAATACCAGGGGCACTTACTGTTCACAAGTGTTTTGGTATCATTTTCTCGCCTTCAATTTCATAACCACCTAATACCAAACTCCCCAAATTTCTTAATTGCATGGTTGTCCTCACACGTGCCGAACCCTTATACCCGAGGAAGATTATGACTCATTGTTCACTACCTTGCCGTGTCGTCAATCGTGTGTATTTCTAGCTTGATTGAGGTTggtctaatttatattttatgattttttaaattattttttttatatagtaatattaaaaataatttttaaaaaataaaaaatattaatttaatatatttttaaataatcactgtcacattattaaatattgacttcatacatgaaaaaacaaagtaaaggAAATGGTAGCAAGCTGATTTTCAATTTTCTGTCCATCTGGGCAGGTTTGACTGAAATCATTTACCTATTTGCATCTCATTTGATATGGACTGAATTCCTCGTgtagatgaaaataataataataataatataataataataataataataataataatattgtgcAACAGCGAAGTTAAGAATGTTTATTAAAGGAGACAAATcatatcaataaatataaattatattttctaatcagTATATAAAGGGACGGTTCATTTACACATGCAAGTAGCATGAATTATTTATTACGTGCATATTCAACTCTTTGATCCCAGATCAAGAGtatttttgatatgtttatttatttatgaaaccGTGATTTTCAACTCATATTTgcaatttaaaatatcttatatatatatatatataaaaattactcaTGAAATAGACAgtttaaatagataaaaagttttttttttgtttaacgtgggtgtccgagtCAGCTTGCACATACCTCGACTAGTCTTATggatcctgaaattaacgaccatgtaaatttCAAGTGgataaaaagtttttgaaaacacTGTCTATGGACActtcttattatttttggacCGGGCACCTCTCCAAATTTTAATGGCACCGTCTCCCTGAATATCCCCGtggatgtttatttttgtgttataaagtattttttaaatattttttattataaaatatattaaattaatgttttttttgtgtttttaaatagttttgatgcattaatatatatatatatatatatatatatatatataattataatttaaaaacatttctgAAAAACTATATTCACCCCATGCTAAACACACATTTGGTGGTGCAAACCGcgttaaaaaattttttttttgttaaaaattaatttttgtgtattttagatcgttttgatgcgttaatctcaaaaataattttttaaaaataaaaaaattattttaatatatttcagcatgaaaaatatttgaaaaacaatcgcaACCTCGCACCCTTTCTGCTCCCTTGCATTGTTTTTGTTCATCTTTTATTTCTGttgctataattgtttttgtgaACTTCCCTTCATTACATTGATTAACTATGGATTCAATACTTAAATATCACATGTAATGAAAGAATAttcgtaaaataaaataacaacagCAAATAATCCTGAAATctagaaaggaaagaaacaaagaaagataaagATGAGGTCTGACAGAGAGTTTCTCTAGGATCAAATTCAGACCTCGAGGAAATTAGAATATAgccaattcttttattttaaaaaaatatagataatacgagttgaaatcaataaattattgcCAACCAGATAATCCCTTTTTTTAGTTAGAAAACAACTGGCttcaatttagaaatttatttatttatttgaaccaAAATAACTGCCAGCCAGATACACtcacaacttttattttaattaaaaaataaaaaaacaaattaaaatcaattttaaaaaaagaactatcTCCAGAACACACCATTAATCTTGAGGTAAATCATGTACAGTTGGAATACATGATAGCGGCAAGCCAGCTCATTAAACATTTCCGTGACTTCAAAGCATCAACAAACAGCACCCATTAAAGCTTAATCGAGCCACCAAGCCACAGCCACCTGACCCTTTGTCTTAGCTAGTAATAGCTGTAGCCAAACAAACCGGCTTGAGCAGCTGTCCAGGTGATTATGCTTTCTCTTTAATtacaccagaaaaaaaataaaattcttaccATCTGTATGGATAACTCCCCTTCCAACCAAattatagaaacaaaaatacgattttattgctttaatttttttttaggttttaaaattatcttgatataataatattaaaaatataaaaaaaatattattttaatatatttttaaataaaaaatattttaaaccacgGTCAATATCACTATCTTTAAAATAACCTAATACTATTATtgcaagaactaaaaaataaaaagcggCAGTAGTCGACTGAGATTATTAAATACATAAGGAATTATATTTACTCCGatcacaaaaatattattaaatttatcataaaaaagttcaaaattataatcttaaatataaatacaattcCCATACACGCAAAACGATTTTTCTATGTTTATAAGACCCGATCTGACTTATGATTCACTTCAAGATTCAAATAGTGACCTGGGTATGTCAAATTCATAAATGGCAAAATAACTctaatttattaagtttttcttaataaaataatattattttaaataaaattaaagaaaaaaaaagtaattaccaaaatttaaattagatcacctaatcaaatacatttttaatatagtttgaaaaaaaaacacaaatctaACTTGGATCGACAAGTCATTGAATTGGTTAGACAAGCTAGACAGACAACAATTAATAAATATGCCTCCAACATATCGGtgttaatgtaatatttaatattgtgataataattattttgtaaaatattttttatttaaaaatatattaaaataatttttaaaaaatcaaaacaataaaaaaaactacaaaaattaatttgaaacataaaaaaattaaaatttttttaaaggcgcggccaaattataaaaacaaattctatttaagggtttatttgaaaatatggttgatattgtttttatttaaaaataaattagaataatttttttaaaaaaatttaattttaacactaaggcatcaaaataataataaaatataaaaataattttaaattaataaattttaatttgtttttaaaaatacgatTCAACTGTAATCACAAAGTCACCATAATTAAATGGCACGAACCAAAGATGCCCTTTTTATTCCCCGAATCAAAGTAGAATCAAAGTCCAATGCCAGTCTTGCATTAATCCGTTCCGTGTTATCCACAcacataaaagaagaaataaaaaagaaaaaagaaaaaaagaaaaaaaaaatccttgccATCAGATCAGAGTCTTACATTATACTTACCCACACCCGCCTGTTTCTTTTCTGCCTTGTCTTCATTTCAAACCAAACCTCCCTCAACAAacatctctccctctctctaacAACTCAtctgtttctctctctaaaactcACTGAGTCACCGGCGACCACCAATTCTCGCCGGGATTTTCACTCTTTTTTCTTCCGGATTCCAAATTATGTCTTAACAAAAGTATAttctgtttctttcctttttgttgtttctttccCTTAATttgtatctctctctctctcttcattcCAAAAAGCTTGTGCTggcaaatagaaaagaaaaatgagtctCTTGTAGAtcacaaaattgaaatttcattttctctttctcattctctctctcttcgaTCCTTCTTATTTAATTGTgtatttcttcctcttcttcttcttttctcctcGTAATATTCACAATTCTCGGggagagagggaaagagaggGAAATTGGAGATGATGAAGGTGGTTtagctttttgtttttctggaaAGGtgggttttttctgttttattagACTAGGTCAAATTCTGGTCATAAGGAATTGgacttttttttagtgattactgtttttttttaaattgggaTTTTTTAGCTTAATTTTGAGGTTTAAGTTTATAATCAatttcaaagtttgaatttttttcgtTCTGGTTCCTTTAGGTCGGTCAGATAgggatttttttgtaaaaaaatgagCTTTTTTCGTGTTTAGCTTTTgatagtttttcttaaaaatggtTAATTTTAAGTAATTACAAGTCCTTCAAAACTGGAGCTTGCCTGCTACCTTTTCTTCTTGCTTGATCTGTTACATTTCCTTTCtgtctttgatttttctaaaaatggGAAAATTCACTGCTTTGTTTTCTACGAAGCCAttaaggttttaatattttatttttgatttaaaattaattaggaagttattataattataattctgtTTTCAGAAAACAAAGCATTTGCATTAATGATTTGGTTGTTGGTGGGTTAGcaactgtttatatatatttacgaCTATACTGAATGTAAAAGAGTCATTTTAatctaggtgttttttttttttttttgcataatctCTTTTGGGTTTGCTAACTTGACAAGAAAGCACCAACCTTTTCGTTTCACTGAACAAGTAGTTGTTTTATGGGTTCATGCATCTTTAATTTTGATAACTGTTTTCCactgtttataatttaaaatgatgtGGGCTTTaaactcccccccccccctccttttttgtaacaatttaaaagatatcAAAGTCTCTTAgctgtttgttttgtttgaagaAACTGACTTTTGACGTTTTTGAGTTCTCTACAGAAGAAAGGGCAAGCAATGAGCAGCGGACAGAGCCAACAATTTTGATAGTAAAAGAGATTTTTGATGAGAGTTTCTGGGTGTCTCTAAAGCTGCACCATGCCGTTTGAAGTTATGGATCATAGGGGTAGTACTGCTGCATCCTCCCACTATTTCGATGACATCCATTTTCCTGCTGAGGTAAGTTCAAATATATATCTGGTGACCCTTGACATTGCATTGTATTAACGTGAGCTGTATTTGGATTATCTTTCTGTTTATGACTTGGTGGCCCTCATTGTACCTAAAAGAAGTGGTACAGTGataatctttttgtttgttatttaagTAATTTGTTTGCAATTTGTATTGGACAGAGACAAATTGGGTTTTGGAAGCCTAATGTAATGCCCGATCACCAAGGTTGgtgccatttttttatttgcctttAGAACTACTCCAATCTGCTAATTAGTGTTCTTTAAAAGTCTCCTTCGATGGAGTCGGCTTTTGTAGTGGGTCGTAGCTAACATGGCTTAACTTGGACCTTTTTATGTGAAAGTCAAGTCATTGGAGAATTGGAGTGCTCCAAATGGAGTGAATGTTTGAGCACATACATTGAGTGAATGATTTATGTCATTTTAAACTGAATTAACATCATCAGTAGGTTTCCATACCTGTCGCTGGTATTTCTATGGCTGTTTAGATTTCATGTTTGTTGTATATGGAGATTTATATCTTACTCCACTCAGGTTCAgatgtttttttcaatctttgttTCCCGTTCTTGTTACAGAGTTGTGAAACAACAGTGAAAGTTTTCATAATGTAATCACTGGCATCGTGTTCCTGCTTCAGTGTCTaacaattcttaattaatatcTTAGTGACGTATATGttcaaatcttttaaattaatctgCCTGGTTGTGTTCTTGGACAACATGTCAAGTTTCTCGGAACTATTTAATTTCTCACTGGATTTGCCTGGAGGATATCTCTGTTTTAATTATTGTATAATCCTGTCCCTCAGTTGGAACGGATGGAAAGATACCTATTCCCAGCGGCAACTGTGTAGCTTCTTTTCCTTTGGAAAAAATTTCACCAGGTGGACCAATTCTAATGCATCATGCGGAGGTATCACGGTCAATTCTAGCCAGAGATCAAAAAGAGAAGTCACTCATTAGTGAAGTAAGTGCTAATACATCCAAGCATGCATGGAGTTCCATGGATCATCATCCAAAATCCTGGTCAAGTTTGTCAATGCAACCTGCATCCTATAGTACAGGGAGAAGTAGGGTTGATATCAGTGGGACCCAGTGGGAAAGCAGTCTCTTCTCGAGCTCATTTTCTGAAATATTTAGTAGAAAGTGTAAGCCTCCTCTGTACAACATacatctaattgtttttttttatcatgtgttCTCTTATGGCATTCCTTACCGTATCATGTGTCGAGGAGAGCTTTTGTAATGGATGTCTTGTTATCATCAAGTGAATGTATATGTAAattgcaaactcaatttttttgggatAAATCTTTGAACATGTTTAAATTTTGTGATCTTATATCTTTTCAGCAATGCATTTTATCGgttgattctttttttccttgcttCCAGCCTTATCTAAAAGATTTAAAGTTACCAATTGCCATACGTTTGACAAAATCCACTCTGCATATTTGCAGTGAGGCCATCAAGAAATGACATTCAATCTCATCAACCTGCTAAGACCATCACTTCTTCCCATGAGGAAGAAGAaccttttgaatcacttgaagAACTTGAGGCGAAAACTATAGGAAATCTCCTCCCCACTGAAGATAACCTGTTTTCTGGAGTGACTACTGAATTTGGGCGTGATGCTCAGATCAATAACTTGGATGATCTGGAAGATTTTGACCTGTTCGGCAGTGGTGGAGGCATGGAATTAGAAGGGGATGTGGCCCGAGGAAATTCTGGTCTCCTCAGGGGAGTTTCCAATGGTCAAGGGGACTCTAATGGTTCAATTGTTGTTGGGCATCCTTCTAGAACACTTTTTGTCAGAAACATCAATAGCAACGTTGAAGTTTCTGAATTGAAGGCTCTTTTTGAGGTGCATATTATTCTACATTCTGCAGTAATTTATTTGACTTTTGCATCAGGTAGTCCATCCAGTTTATCTTGCATGTCATCTGACATTTGTGTTATGTTCTGTCAGCAATATGGAGATATTCGAACTCTCTATACAGCCTGCAAGCACCGTGGCTTTGTGATGATTTCTTATTATGATATAAGAGCAGCTCGAAATGCAATGAGTGCACTTCAAAATAAGCCATTGAAGCATAGGAATCTTGACATACATTATTCAATTCCAAAAGTGCGTcagtattatatttttatcttgaacTTATGGGCTTGATtatgtttgtttgtctgatTTCTGTGTACATATTTGGTCGCTGTACCTGCTCATTTGACCTTTTTTagcttggtttttctttttggctatTTATTCTATCAGGACAATCCATCAGAGAAAGATATGAACCAGGGCACTCTAGTGGTCTTTAACCTTGATTCTTCTGTTACAATTGACGAGCTTCGTCAAATATTTAGTGTTTATGGGGAGATTAAAGAGGTAGTTGGTTTACGGAGTATTATTTCAGTTTTTACATAAAGATGAAAGATTTCCTGCTTCATACTGTTATTTGTATGTGGTTTGCAGATCCGTGAATCCCCACATAAGCATCATCACAAATTCGTAGAGTACTATGACATTAGGGCCGCAGAAGCAGCCCTTTCTGCGCTAAATAGGAGTGACGTTGCTGGCAAGCAGATCAAGATTGAATCAAGTCACCCAGGGGGCACTAGAAGGTATTTCACTTCACATGTAACAGTTTCTACAGCATAGTTTCCTGTTAAGATTGAAATTAACTTCTAATGGGGCTTTGTGGATCTAATATTTATCATGTGGTCTTAAAAAGGCATAATCCAAATTGCTTGCTACCTTTTGTCCTTTTCAACTCTTTGCTTCTATCTTTCTTCTGCTTGAACTTGGATTGGTGATTCTCAGTTTCTTTGATATACTGCTTGCAGATTTCCAACTGTTCTTCTCCCTCTTTATCTGCTGCtgataatttattcaattttttttattggcagcTTGATGCAACAGCCTGAGCATGAGCAAGCTGAACGTAATCTTTTACAGAGCCCCTTTAACGACTTATCATCTGGACCATCGGGTAGGATTTTGTCTGACacaatttgtttcaattaaatGAGCTGAACTTGTTTTCCTTACGGGAGTTTTATTTCTCATGCTCTGAAAACATGTTTCACAGCCACATTTTCTCCTGGAGTATCAGCATCTAGCTACATGGCTAATGGATCTTCTCAGGTTTTACATTCTGCTATCCCATCACAGCTGGGTGCATTCGCTGAACTTCACAGGAGTTCTAGTGTTTCAAACAACTTACCATCTCCAGTGACAGCAAGTGCTGCTAAACAATTCTCCATAGATGAAATGAAGTTTGGCAACAAATGTATTCCAAGCATTCATCCTCATTCCTTGCCAGAGTACCATGATAGTTTTGCCAATACTATTCCATACAACTCTCCAAGCACTATCAGAGACATGCCCAGCAGTTTCACTTCCAAAGTGACAGAAGGAATTAACAGCTTACATATTCGAGGGGTAGGGTCAAACGGGCACATGATGGAGCTTAATGGAGGGGGTAAGTTCAGATGATCATCATGTGCCATGCACCATTTCGTTtatactttctttttcttgttgtcTTTTCAATGAGGGATGAAAATCAgtaactgaatttttttatgatgagaGAATTTTAGATTCCTGATTTTGAAGATGGCTTGGGGATTTTTAAAAGTTGGATATTGACGGGCTTGTAAATGTGAAAATATGTCCTCGATTCatagataaatataaaagaacagCTATAGTAATGCTTCAGACGTATTGAATAATTATGGTGTTCTAACTCTGTTATAAAAGCATTGATGGAGAAAACCCATTTTGCTGCAAGTACTGTTGGTCCACGTGCTAACTGAAccagttgttattattattattattatctttaaaaGTTCAAATCTGGTTTACCTTTGTTATAAAAGGTtcctcaatttttaatttactgattgttttgttattttcattattgtGTGGAatctttttcaagtttttggatCTCCTGGAACTGGAAGCTGCACTCTTCCTGGGCATCATTATGTATGGAAGAATTCCAAGTCAGGTCAACAACATCCTTCAAATGCCATGATTTGGTCAAATTCACCATCATTTGCCAACGGTGTTC contains:
- the LOC133675057 gene encoding protein MEI2-like 1 isoform X1; protein product: MPFEVMDHRGSTAASSHYFDDIHFPAERQIGFWKPNVMPDHQVGTDGKIPIPSGNCVASFPLEKISPGGPILMHHAEVSRSILARDQKEKSLISEVSANTSKHAWSSMDHHPKSWSSLSMQPASYSTGRSRVDISGTQWESSLFSSSFSEIFSRKLRPSRNDIQSHQPAKTITSSHEEEEPFESLEELEAKTIGNLLPTEDNLFSGVTTEFGRDAQINNLDDLEDFDLFGSGGGMELEGDVARGNSGLLRGVSNGQGDSNGSIVVGHPSRTLFVRNINSNVEVSELKALFEQYGDIRTLYTACKHRGFVMISYYDIRAARNAMSALQNKPLKHRNLDIHYSIPKDNPSEKDMNQGTLVVFNLDSSVTIDELRQIFSVYGEIKEIRESPHKHHHKFVEYYDIRAAEAALSALNRSDVAGKQIKIESSHPGGTRSLMQQPEHEQAERNLLQSPFNDLSSGPSATFSPGVSASSYMANGSSQVLHSAIPSQLGAFAELHRSSSVSNNLPSPVTASAAKQFSIDEMKFGNKCIPSIHPHSLPEYHDSFANTIPYNSPSTIRDMPSSFTSKVTEGINSLHIRGVGSNGHMMELNGGVFGSPGTGSCTLPGHHYVWKNSKSGQQHPSNAMIWSNSPSFANGVHTHHVPHMPGFPRGHTVMLNSAPAPHHIGSAPAVNPSLWDRRHTFSGESPEASSFHLGALRSVGFPGSSPPHPMEIASHNIFSHGGSCMDMTKATGLPTSPQMCQMFPGRNPMISMPASFGSPNERVRNFSHRRIESNSNHSDKKQYELDVDCILRGDDNRTTLMIKNIPNKYTSKMLLAAIDEQCRGTYDFIYLPIDFKNKCNVGYAFINMIDPQQIIPFHKAFNGKKWEKFNSEKVASLAYARIQGKTALIAHFQNSSLMNEDKRCRPILFHSDGPNAGDPEPFPMGTHIRSRLGKPRSSGNEENHHSGSPSTLANGEDSPNGIHSPSGSD
- the LOC133675057 gene encoding protein MEI2-like 1 isoform X2, which codes for MHHAEVSRSILARDQKEKSLISEVSANTSKHAWSSMDHHPKSWSSLSMQPASYSTGRSRVDISGTQWESSLFSSSFSEIFSRKLRPSRNDIQSHQPAKTITSSHEEEEPFESLEELEAKTIGNLLPTEDNLFSGVTTEFGRDAQINNLDDLEDFDLFGSGGGMELEGDVARGNSGLLRGVSNGQGDSNGSIVVGHPSRTLFVRNINSNVEVSELKALFEQYGDIRTLYTACKHRGFVMISYYDIRAARNAMSALQNKPLKHRNLDIHYSIPKDNPSEKDMNQGTLVVFNLDSSVTIDELRQIFSVYGEIKEIRESPHKHHHKFVEYYDIRAAEAALSALNRSDVAGKQIKIESSHPGGTRSLMQQPEHEQAERNLLQSPFNDLSSGPSATFSPGVSASSYMANGSSQVLHSAIPSQLGAFAELHRSSSVSNNLPSPVTASAAKQFSIDEMKFGNKCIPSIHPHSLPEYHDSFANTIPYNSPSTIRDMPSSFTSKVTEGINSLHIRGVGSNGHMMELNGGVFGSPGTGSCTLPGHHYVWKNSKSGQQHPSNAMIWSNSPSFANGVHTHHVPHMPGFPRGHTVMLNSAPAPHHIGSAPAVNPSLWDRRHTFSGESPEASSFHLGALRSVGFPGSSPPHPMEIASHNIFSHGGSCMDMTKATGLPTSPQMCQMFPGRNPMISMPASFGSPNERVRNFSHRRIESNSNHSDKKQYELDVDCILRGDDNRTTLMIKNIPNKYTSKMLLAAIDEQCRGTYDFIYLPIDFKNKCNVGYAFINMIDPQQIIPFHKAFNGKKWEKFNSEKVASLAYARIQGKTALIAHFQNSSLMNEDKRCRPILFHSDGPNAGDPEPFPMGTHIRSRLGKPRSSGNEENHHSGSPSTLANGEDSPNGIHSPSGSD